One window from the genome of Dioscorea cayenensis subsp. rotundata cultivar TDr96_F1 chromosome 3, TDr96_F1_v2_PseudoChromosome.rev07_lg8_w22 25.fasta, whole genome shotgun sequence encodes:
- the LOC120255317 gene encoding choline monooxygenase, chloroplastic: MAITGTLALFHSWEILETRAFVSYSPPGLGFRRGFSFWCPSLSRRSPETRRWITGAQSLPRLVEEFDPKVPIEEAVTPPSSWYTEPSFLALELDHVFSRGWLAAGFTEQIKNPHDFFTGSLGNVEFVICRDASGCLRAFHNVCRHHASLLASGSGQKSCFVCPYHGWTYGLDGVLLKATRISGIKNFHKDDFGLIPLKVATWGPFVLISLEKDCLHQQNRTKETVENEWLGHASEILSTGGIDSSLKHVCRREYTIQCNWKVFCDNYLDGGYHVPYAHGGLASGLNLNSYSTHIFEKVSVQRCESTSVDTNDYDRLGSKALYAFIYPNFMINRYGPWMDTNLVLPLGPTKCQVIFDYFLDASLVDNKKFIEESLKQSEQVQIEDIILCEGVQRGLESPAYTNGRYAPSVEMAMHHFHLLLHQSLNKF, translated from the exons ATGGCGATCACCGGAACCCTAGCTCTCTTTCACTCTTGGGAAATCCTTGAAACCAGAGCCTTTGTTTCATATTCGCCTCCTGGTTTGGGCTTCAGGCGTGGATTCAGCTTCTGGTGCCCATCACTTTCTCGGCGATCGCCGGAGACGAGGAGATGGATCACCGGCGCTCAATCATTGCCTCGTTTGGTGGAGGAATTCGATCCTAAGGTCCCAATTGAAGAGGCAGTGACTCCACCCAGCTCCTGGTACACTGAACCCTCCTTCCTCGCCCTTGAGCTCGACCATGTCTTCTCCCGTGGCTGGTTGGCTGCTG GTTTCACTGAGCAAATCAAGAACCCTCATGATTTTTTTACTGGAAG CTTGGGAAATGTAGAGTTTGTGATCTGCCGAGATGCCAGTGGGTGCCTTCGTGCTTTTCACAATGTATGTCGCCACCATGCCTCTCTCCTTGCCTCTGGCAGTGGGCAGAAATCTTGCTTCGTTTGCCCTTATCAT GGTTGGACCTATGGGTTAGATGGTGTACTCTTGAAGGCTACTCGTATAAGTGGAATTAAGAACTTCCATAAGGAT GATTTCGGGCTTATACCATTGAAAGTAGCTACCTGGGGGCCTTTTGTGTTGATCAGCTTGGAAAAGGATTGTCTGCATCAACAAAACAGAACTAAAGAGACAGTGGAAAATGAATGGCTTGGACATGCTTCAGAGATATTGAGTACGGGTGGGATTGATTCTTCACTTAAGCATGTCTGTAGACGTGAATACACTATTCAATGCAACTGGAAG GTCTTTTGTGACAACTACCTAGATGGCGGTTATCACGTTCCTTATGCACATGGAGGCCTTGCATCTGGCCTAAACCTGAATTCCTATTCTACCCAT ATTTTCGAAAAGGTTAGTGTTCAAAGATGTGAAAGCACTTCAGTAGACACAAATGACTATGATAGGCTTGGTTCAAAAGCATTGTATGCTTTCATATATCCAAACTTCATGATAAACAG GTATGGACCTTGGATGGACACAAACCTAGTTCTTCCACTAGGCCCAACTAAATGTCAAGTGATATTTGACTACTTCCTCGACGCGTCCCTTGTG GACAACAAGAAATTCATCGAAGAAAGTTTAAAACAGAGTGAGCAAGTTCAG ATTGAGGACATTATACTGTGTGAAGGAGTCCAAAGAGGTCTTGAATCCCCAGCTTACACCAATGGTAGATATGCTCCATCAGTTGAAATGGCCATGCATCACTTCCATCTTCTCCTCcaccaaagcctcaacaaattCTAA
- the LOC120255307 gene encoding LOW QUALITY PROTEIN: calcium-transporting ATPase 5, plasma membrane-type-like (The sequence of the model RefSeq protein was modified relative to this genomic sequence to represent the inferred CDS: deleted 1 base in 1 codon): protein MDADRGSPYVRRRDIEAGAVDEVSDEDAFDIPPKNAPVERLQRWRQAALVLNASRRFRYTLDLKKEEEREEIRRKIRAHAQVIRAAFLFKAAGEGKFPGDFVFNEAAVQASPGTSGGTVAVPVGEYGIAAELLTSMTRDQDISALQGYGGVKGLSNMLKTNIDKGIGGDDVELHSRRDAFGANTYPRKKRRSFWMFVWDAWQDKTLIILMVAAVVSLVLGIKTEGLKEGWYDGGSILLAVIIVVVVTATSDYKQSLQFQTLNEEKQNIHLEVIRGGRRVEVSIFDLVVGDVVPLNIGDQVPADGILINGHSLAIDESSMTGESKIVRKDQKAPFLMSGCKVADGYGSMLVTAVGINTEWGLLMATISEDNGEETPLQVRLNGVATLIGQVGLLVAFAVLFVLWTRFFSGHTENPDGTVQFKPGKTSAKTAFNGAIKFFTVAVTIVVVAVPEGLPLAVTLTLAYSMKKMMADKALVRRLSACETMGSATTICSDKTGTLTMNQMTVMEAHVGGVRLDTSHGVEQVSSILTSLLVEGIALNTTGSVFEPESGGVSEITGSPTEKAILSWGCQLGMKFVEIRSKIAVLSVFPFNSEKKRGGVAVQSMSEVHVHWKGAAELILASCTSWLDADGLPQELTSDKVDEFKKSIETMAAGSLRCVAFAYRRYDPVDNPSQELREGSDLPEDKLTLLGIVGIKDPCRDGVKEAVEICIKAGVKVRMVTGDNLQTAKAIAMECGILDPNSSVAEPTIIEGKTFRALSEKLREEVAEQISVMGRSSPNDKLLLVQALKKRGHVVAVTGDGTNDAPALHEADIGLSMGIQGTEVAKESSDIIILDDNFASVVKVVRWGRSVYANIQKFIQFQLTVNVAALIINVVAAISAGEVPLNAVQLLWVNIIMDTLGALALATEPPTDQLMKRSPVGRKEPLITNIMWRNLIIQALYQVIILLVLNFGGKSILHLKHETRVHANKVKNTFIFNTFVLCQIFNEFNARKPDEKNVFAGMTKNRLFMGIVGITTILQILIIEFLGKFTSTVRLNWKMWLVSVAIASVSWPLAVFGKMIPVPKIPLAVYLRKTFCCKKSQAEDGSNSPKN from the exons ATGGACGCCGACCGTGGCAGCCCTTATGTGCGGCGGCGGGACATCGAGGCCGGTGCAGTTGATGAGGTATCCGACGAGGACGCCTTTGATATCCCCCCTAAGAATGCCCCCGTCGAGCGTCTCCAGCGTTGGAGG CAAGCAGCACTTGTGCTTAATGCATCTCGTCGGTTTCGGTATACTCTGGACTTGAAAAAGgaggaagagagagaggaaaTTAGAAGGAAGATCCGGGCACATGCTCAGGTCATTCGG GCAGCATTCCTTTTCAAGGCAGCTGGAGAAGGAAAATTTCCAGGagattttgttttcaatgagGCTGCAGTACAAGCTTCTCCAG GTACTTCTGGAGGAACTGTCGCAGTTCCTGTCGGTGAGTATGGTATTGCAGCAGAGTTGTTGACCTCAATGACTAGAGATCAAGATATTTCTGCATTGCAAGGATATGGAGGG GTGAAAGGCTTATCAAATATGTTAAAGACCAATATAGACAAGGGTATTGGTGGTGATGATGTAGAATTGCATTCAAGGAGAGATGCTTTTGGGGCAAACACTTATCCTCGAAAGAAGAGGAGGAGTTTCTGG ATGTTCGTATGGGATGCTTGGCAAGATAAAACCCTCATCATCTTGATGGTGGCTGCGGTTGTCTCTCTGGTTTTAGGCATAAAGACAGAG GGTTTGAAAGAAGGATGGTATGATGGTGGAAGCATTCTTCTTGCTGTTATTATTGTTGTGGTTGTTACAG CTACTAGTGACTACAAGCAGTCCCTCCAATTCCAAACTCTTAATGAGGAGAAACAAAACATACACCTGGAG GTGATCAGGGGTGGTAGAAGAGTTGAGGTTTCAATATTTGATCTTGTGGTGGGGGATGTAGTTCCTCTTAACATAGGTGATCAG GTTCCTGCTGATGGAATTTTAATTAATGGCCATTCACTTGCTATTGATGAATCTAGTATGACCGGAGAGAGCAAGATT GTTCGAAAGGATCAAAAAGCTCCATTCTTAATGTCTGGATGCAAAGTTGCTGATGGCTATGGTAGTATGCTG GTAACTGCTGTTGGAATCAACACAGAATGGGGCTTATTGATGGCCACTATCTCAGAAGATAATGGTGAAGAAACTCCATTGCAG GTTCGGCTGAATGGTGTTGCTACTCTCATTGGTCAAGTGGGGCTTTTGGTTGCTTTTGCAGTTCTTTTTGTTCTCTGGACCAG ATTCTTTTCGGGGCACACTGAGAACCCTGATGGAACTGTTCAGTTTAAACCAGGAAAAACCAGTGCAAAAACTGCATTTAATGGAGCAATCAAGTTCTTCACTGTTGCT GTaactattgttgttgttgcggTACCAGAGGGGCTTCCG TTAGCTGTGACCTTGAC CCTTGCATACtcgatgaagaagatgatggcaGACAAGGCCCTG GTCCGCCGTCTTTCAGCTTGTGAAACAATGGGTTCTGCAACAACAATATGCAGTGACAAGACTGGAACTCTAACTATGAATCAG ATGACTGTTATGGAGGCACATGTTGGTGGAGTAAGGTTAGACACTTCTCACGGTGTTGAGCAGGTTTCTTCAATCCTGACCTCGTTATTGGTCGAAGGCATCGCACTCAATACAACAGGCAGTGTTTTTGAACCAGAG AGTGGGGGAGTTAGTGAGATTACCGGATCTCCTACTGAAAAGGCCATCCTTTCTTGGGGTTGTCAG CTGGGGATGAAGTTTGTTGAAATTCGATCCAAAATTGCAGTTCTCAGTGTCTTCCCTTTTAACTCAGAAAAAAAGCGTGGTGGTGTTGCAGTGCAG TCAATGTCAGAGGTTCATGTTCATTGGAAAGGTGCGGCAGAACTAATCCTAGCCTCTTGCACAAGCTGGCTTGATGCAGATGGTTTGCCTCAAGAATTGACATCAGACAAA GTGGATGAGTTTAAAAAGTCCATTGAAACTATGGCAGCAGGCAGTCTGCGCTGTGTCGCATTTGCCTACAGACGATATGATCCTGTAGATAATCCATCTCAGGAACTTAGAGAGGGCTCAGATTTGCCTGAGGATAAGTTGACTCTTCTTGGCATTGTGGGAATTAAG GATCCATGTCGAGATGGGGTCAAAGAAGCTGTGGAGATTTGCATCAAAGCTGGAGTCAAG GTGAGGATGGTAACTGGAGACAACCTTCAGACAGCTAAAGCTATAGCTATGGAATGTGGAATTCTTGATCCAAATAGCTCTGTAGCAGAGCCAACTATTATAGAGGGGAAAACATTCCGTGCCTTGTCTGAGAAATTAAGAGAGGAAGTTGCTGAGCAGATATCA GTGATGGGACGGTCTTCACCAAATGACAAACTTCTACTTGTTCAAGCATTGAAGAAACGGGGCCATGTGGTTGCTGTTACTGGAGATGGCACCAATGATGCCCCCGCATTGCATGAG GCAGATATAGGTTTGTCCATGGGAATTCAGGGGACGGAAGTTGCGAAGGAAAGCTCAGACATCATTATTTTGGATGATAATTTTGCATCGGTTGTAAAG GTTGTTCGATGGGGCCGGTCTGTTTATGCAAATATTCAAAAGTTCATCCAGTTCCAACTCACAGTCAATGTTGCTGCTCTTATTATAAATGTGGTTGCCGCTATTTCAGCCGGGGAGGTTCCTTTGAATGCTGTTCAG CTCCTTTGGGTGAACATCATTATGGACACACTCGGGGCTCTAGCATTGGCAACTGAACCACCAACAGACCAACTTATGAAGCGTTCTCCTGTTGGCCggaa AGAACCTCTCATCACAAATATCATGTGGAGAAATTTAATAATTCAG GCATTATATCAAGTCATCATCCTCCTAGTTCTCAATTTTGGTGGCAAGAGCATCCTGCATTTGAAGCATGAAACCCGGGTGCATGCAAATAAGGTCAAGAACACATTCATTTTTAACACATTTGTCTTATGTCAG ATTTTCAATGAGTTCAATGCCCGGAAACCAGATGAAAAGAATGTCTTTGCCGGGATGACTAAAAACCGTCTATTCATGGGAATCGTAGGAATCACCACAATACTtcag ATCTTGATCATTGAGTTCCTTGGAAAGTTCACCTCAACAGTCAGGCTCAATTGGAAGATGTGGTTAGTTTCAGTTGCCATTGCTTCTGTTAG CTGGCCTCTTGCTGTTTTCGGAAAGATGATTCCGGTTCCTAAGATTCCTTTGGCAGTTTATTTAAGGAAAACCTTTTGCTGCAAAAAATCTCAAG CAGAAGACGGAAGCAATAGCCCGAAAAACTAA
- the LOC120257661 gene encoding protein MANNAN SYNTHESIS-RELATED 1-like → MAVDPRQVLAGFLTISMFVLLGNMIKQDHFDSVEDNILHNSDVQISVVKIEQEADVLPMVKGPWEENSQELKTCWTRPSPNGAEESNGYITFSLKSGPEYHMSQVADAVVIARYLRATLVLPDIRGSVPGQKRNFQDMYDVEKFLNSMDGIVKITKEIPAEIATGKPAVVRVPNRVTEDFIVKEIEPIFQTKSYLRLATSFPSINLRLNDKQNDDLDTTTCLAMFGSLELKTEIQEVAEQMVLRLQTLSHKSDGKFIAVDLRVDVLEKKGCKEAGGQGRQSCYSAQEVGDFLKKIGFDGDATIYLTQTWWHESLNPLKDMFPKTYTKDDIMPPSKKGEFLLSGNVGLEKALDLYVCSQSDVFVPAISGMFYGSVAGKRIASGRSQILVPAQISGSSASASDFISSYVTMKNHLAYSCYC, encoded by the exons ATGGCTGTGGATCCAAGGCAGGTGTTGGCCGGGTTCCTGACCATCTCTATGTTTGTTTTGCTTGGCAATATGATTAAGCAGGATCACTTTGATTCAGTAGAG GACAATATCTTGCATAATTCAGATGTTCAGATTAGTGTGGTAAAGATTGAACAAGAGGCAGATGTGCTCCCAATGGTCAAGGGGCCATGGGAGGAAAACAGTCAAGAGCTAAAAACATGCTGGACAAGGCCAAGCCCAA ATGGTGCAGAGGAATCAAATGGTTATATTACATTCTCTTTGAAAAGTGGCCCTGAGTACCATATGTCCCAG GTTGCAGATGCTGTTGTTATCGCAAGGTATCTCCGCGCCACACTTGTGCTCCCTGACATCAGAGGAAGTGTACCAGGGCAAAAGAG GAATTTCCAAGATATGTATGATGTTGAGAAGTTTTTAAACAGCATGGATGGAATTGTTAAGATAACTAAGGAAATTCCTGCCGAAATAGCAACTGGAAAACCAGCAGTTGTGAGAGTTCCCAACAGAGTTACAGAGGACTTCATTGTGAAAGAAATTGAGCCAATTTTCCAAACTAAAAGCTACTTGAGGCTTGCAACCTCATTCCCTTCTATAAATTTGAGACTGAATGATAAACAGAATGATGACTTGGATACGACAACCTGTTTAGCAATGTTTGGCAGCCTAGAACTAAAAACAGAAATTCAAGAAGTTGCTGAACAGATGGTTTTAAGGTTGCAAACACTCAGCCACAAATCGGATGGTAAGTTCATTGCTGTTGACCTGAGGGTTGATGTCCTCGAGAAGAAAGGCTGCAAGGAAGCCGGGGGCCAGGGAAGGCAAAGTTGTTATAGTGCACAAGAAGTTGGTGATTTTCTGAAGAAAATTGGATTTGATGGTGACGCAACCATATATCTCACTCAAACTTGGTGGCATGAAAGTCTCAATCCTCTCAAGGACATGTTCCCAAAAACTTATACAAAG gATGACATAATGCCTCCAAGCAAGAAAGGTGAATTCCTCCTGTCAGGAAATGTAGGACTAGAAAAGGCATTGGACTTGTATGTTTGTTCGCAAAGTGATGTGTTTGTGCCTGCAATTTCTGGCATGTTTTATGGAAGTGTCGCAGGCAAAAGAATAGCTTCTGGTAGGAGTCAAATTCTTGTTCCTGCTCAAATCTCTGGCTCATCTGCTTCAGCGTCGGATTTCATATCATCCTACGTTACCATGAAGAATCATTTGGCTTATTCTTGTTACTGTTGA
- the LOC120255327 gene encoding LOB domain-containing protein 12-like: protein MSWQSSTQEWKRMRIFGAGNVARMLQQVPVHERRQAADSLSSEAHWRIQDPVYGSVGIISMLQHQIHMAQIELATTQAQISIYTNHHHHQQQQQQQQQQETLSPDSTFMDLQHLPDLL, encoded by the exons ATGAGTTGGCAGTCAAGCacacaagaatggaaaagaATGAG GATCTTTGGGGCTGGTAATGTTGCAAGGATGTTGCAG CAAGTACCAGTGCATGAAAGAAGACAAGCAGCAGACTCATTATCATCAGAGGCTCATTGGAGAATACAAGATCCAGTTTATGGTAGTGTTGGAATCATAAGCATGCTTCAACACCAGATCCACATGGCTCAAATAGAACTTGCCACAACTCAAGCCCAAATATCCATCTACaccaatcatcatcatcatcaacaacaacaacaacaacaacaacaacaggaAACTTTATCTCCAGATTCAACATTTATGGATCTCCAACATCTGCCtgatttgttataa
- the LOC120255491 gene encoding zinc finger CCCH domain-containing protein 40-like, translating into MAHRLLRDAQADGWERSDFPIICESCLGDNPYLRMTKADYDKECKICTRPFTVFRWRPGRDARYKKTEICQTCCKLKNVCQVCLLDLEYGLPVQVRDTALSINSNDSIPKSDVNREYFAEEHDRRARAGIDYESSFGKARPNDTILKLQRTTPYYQRNRAHVCSFYVRGECTRGSECPYRHEMPQTGELSQQNIKDRYYGINDPVAMKLLAKAGEMPSLVPPDDESIKTLYVGGLDARISEQDLRDQFYAYGEIESIRMVLQRACAFVAYTTREGAEKAAEELSNKLVIKGLRLKLMWGRPQTLKPEGEGGEDEAARQGLVAHGGMLPRALVSQQQSGQQPLPPGTEDHAPQQQQQPAMPYFNIPVPLPPQRTFYPSMDPQRMGAIVSSGETSDSKTGLEKPGQPRGLDGSGHSSYPLGPPPPRPHGQYPNFYPPYGYPTLPPPPPPSSLPMHYQHQYPPYQPMPGPPPRPPSVGRPYEHQSSAPSAPQT; encoded by the exons ATGGCGCATCGGCTGCTGCGAGACGCGCAGGCGGATGGATGGGAGAGATCCGACTTCCCTATCATCTGCGAGTCCTGCCTCGGCGACAACCCCTATCTCCGCATG ACAAAAGCAGACTATGATAAAGAGTGCAAAATCTGCACGCGGCCGTTCACTGTCTTCCGATGGAGGCCAGGGCGTGATGCAAGGTACAAGAAGACAGAAATCTGTCAGACTTGCTGCAAGCTGAAGAATGTGTGCCAGGTCTGCCTGTTGGATCTGGAATATGGATTGCCAGTCCAGGTCCGGGATACTGCTCTATCTATTAATTCGAATGACTCCATTCCGAAGAGTGATGTGAATCGGGAGTACTTTGCCGAGGAGCATGACCGCAGG GCTAGAGCTGGTATAGATTATGAATCGTCATTTGGAAAGGCACGACCCAACGACACAATTTTGAAGCTTCAGAGGACCACACCTTACTACCAGAGAAACAGAGCTCATGTTTGCAGCTTCTATGTGCGTGGTGAGTGTACGAGAGGCTCTGAATGCCCATACCGCCACGAGATGCCACAAACTGGGGAGTTATCTCAGCAAAACATAAAAGATCGATACTATGG aatAAATGACCCAGTTGCCATGAAGCTCTTAGCCAAGGCAGGGGAGATGCCATCCCTTGTCCCTCCCGATGACGAGAGTATAAAGACCCTCTACGTCGGTGGCCTAGATGCTCGTATCAGTGAGCAGGATCTCCGAGATCAGTTTTATGCCTATGGTGAGATAGAGTCCATCAGGATGGTGCTTCAGCGTGCGTGCGCCTTTGTGGCATACACAACTAGAGAGGGTGCTGAAAAGGCGGCGGAAGAGCTATCAAACAAGCTGGTAATCAAAGGTCTGCGCCTGAAGTTGATGTGGGGGAGGCCACAAACTCTGAAGCCTGAAGGCGAGGGAGGGGAAGATGAAGCTGCGAGGCAAGGGCTCGTGGCCCACGGAGGTATGCTCCCCCGAGCCCTTGTATCTCAGCAACAGAGTGGCCAGCAACCACTCCCTCCTGGTACTGAGGACCACGCACcgcagcagcaacagcaaccAGCAATGCCCTACTTCAACATTCCAGTGCCACTGCCACCACAACGAACCTTTTACCCGTCAATGGACCCTCAGAGGATGGGGGCAATCGTATCATCCGGAGAAACAAGTGACAGCAAAACGGGACTGGAAAAGCCAGGCCAACCCCGAGGACTGGATGGTTCCGGACATTCTTCATATCCTTTAGGACCACCACCGCCACGGCCTCATGGCCAGTACCCAAATTTCTATCCTCCATACGGGTACCCTACACtgccgccaccaccaccaccatcatctttaCCAATGCACTATCAGCATCAGTACCCACCCTATCAACCAATGCCGGGACCTCCGCCCCGACCACCGTCGGTAGGAAGGCCATATGAACATCAAAGCTCAGCTCCTTCTGCCCCTCAAACTTGA
- the LOC120251317 gene encoding choline monooxygenase, chloroplastic-like encodes MNLKDCAACTAAMAMFQIVSHNWSLLPSLQLPLPKLLILQSLCVKASTPPSSWYTDPSFLQLELQHVFFRGWQTVGFTEHVENPCDFFSGRLGNVEYLVCRDAKGDLHAFHNACRHRAALLVSGKGSKSCFSCPYHGWTYGLNGSLLNANRMAGIQNFNKDDFGLVPINIATWGPFVLINLDKDIPFHQKSTAEKVEYEWLGDGSEIMSTNLNYLSVKHVRRREYVIDCNWKVYCDNFLDGGYHVPYAHKGFSSSLNMNTYTTEVYEKIIVQRCESASTNDNRLGSDAFYAFVYPNFMVSRYGPWMETNLVLPMTSSKCQVIFDYFLDETLMDDKVFIEKSLEESHAIQVEDVEISERVQRGLESPGYCSGRYVPSVEMAVHHFHCLLHQSINQNLY; translated from the exons ATGAACCTGAAGGACTGTGCAGCATGCACTGCAGCCATGGCCATGTTCCAAATTGTATCTCAT AACTGGTCCCTGCTGCCCAGTCTGCAGCTTCCATTGCCAAAACTTTTGATCCTACAGTCTCTTTGCGTGAAAGCCAGTACACCTCCAAGCTCTTGGTACACTGATCCATCCTTCCTCCAACTTGAGCTCCAGCATGTTTTCTTTCGAGGATGGCAAactgttg GTTTTACTGAACATGTGGAGAATCCTTGCGACTTTTTCTCAGGAAG GTTGGGAAATGTAGAGTATTTAGTCTGCAGAGATGCAAAAGGAGATCTTCATGCATTTCACAATGCATGCAGGCATCGTGCTGCTCTCCTCGTCTCTGGCAAAGGAAGCAAGTCCTGCTTCTCATGTCCTTATCAT GGATGGACTTACGGATTAAATGGGTCACTCTTGAACGCTAACAGAATGGCTGGGATTCAGAACTTCAACAaagat GACTTTGGGTTAGTACCAATCAACATAGCTACATGGGGACCTTTTGTTCTGATAAATTTGGACAAAGATATACCATTTCATCAGAAATCAACTGCAGAGAAAGTGGAGTATGAATGGCTTGGGGATGGTTCAGAAATAATGAGCACCAATTTGAATTATTTGTCAGTAAAACACGTCCGGAGGCGAGAATATGTCATTGATTGTAACTGGAAG GTTTACTGTGATAATTTTTTAGATGGCGGCTATCATGTTCCTTATGCACATAAAGGCTTTTCGTCATCTCTCAACATGAACACATACACTACCGAG GTTTATGAGAAGATTATTGTACAAAGATGTGAGAGTGCTTCCACAAACGATAACAGGCTCGGATCAGATGCATTTTATGCATTTGTTTACCCAAACTTCATGGTTAGCag GTATGGTCCTTGGATGGAAACAAACTTAGTTCTTCCAATGACTTCAAGTAAATGTCAAGTGATTTTTGATTACTTCCTCGACGAAACACTGATG GATGACAAAGTCTTCATAGAGAAAAGCTTAGAAGAGAGCCATGCAATTCAG GTGGAAGATGTTGAGATTTCTGAAAGAGTTCAGAGAGGATTAGAATCACCAGGCTACTGCAGTGGAAGATATGTACCATCTGTTGAAATGGCTGTGCATCATTTTCATTGTCTTCTTCATCAGAgcatcaatcaaaatttatattaa